In one window of Meiothermus sp. DNA:
- a CDS encoding CDGSH iron-sulfur domain-containing protein, whose translation MKIEFRENGSIGIETGGKYVFRQGDQEVVIEKARVSLCRCGHSGNKPFCDGSHKAAGFVAPAAVIELNTNA comes from the coding sequence ATGAAGATTGAGTTCCGCGAAAATGGCTCCATCGGCATCGAAACGGGCGGTAAGTACGTATTCCGCCAGGGCGACCAGGAAGTGGTCATCGAGAAGGCCAGGGTTTCCCTCTGTCGCTGCGGGCACTCTGGCAACAAACCCTTCTGCGACGGCTCCCACAAGGCCGCCGGGTTTGTAGCGCCAGCCGCCGTAATCGAGCTAAACACCAACGCCTAG